Proteins from a single region of Hydra vulgaris chromosome 12, alternate assembly HydraT2T_AEP:
- the LOC100210485 gene encoding uncharacterized protein LOC100210485 → MRWPRLLCLLWLLSFIVLISIVWINLYKKIEYNRWIFFSKEYMIDNSTESQRIQKKNLSACVLPSLNAFSQDVKRFIKSVDIKCSVKRYGEITKDGWFFLKPLDNNNISNVSIRYIYRHKPSKDYINEDFAVKLSNSTYVNVDEKGYFKHKLVEDFIKVDFYVNGVYHFEYHAHISYRSQEEFRKTAKKRKDLNGLGLDVVFLMIDSQSNANFHRQLKKTTPQLLKDQNTIILNGHTIVGDGTTAQLAAILIGEHEKNLPESRRSMPNSGTCDQFNFIFKDLHKAGYITMFSEDDPQWNTFHYRLNGFNNLPTSWYLRPFWLAQNPSPKCDVEYNNILLKTFTEVFEDLPKVSLVINSAIGHNDINALQVIDDDILEIINYFKNPLRVDHTILIIFGDHGARIGEIRSTTQGKLEERLPFLSITLPPDFKIKYPKMFAALKKNSNILTSHFDIYASLQHMLSYPDLPNKTFIGQSLLTEIDPAVRTCKNSGVEDHWCPCLNYKTLSVADAMVIKVTQAVVNFMNSLIHENKKAQTLCSDLTVQTILSAGLKTPKNEVTQFIKTNRNKDCDSCGVVYDTSIAPKQYYEVIFTVYPSKGAFEANADVLTDNTIVVDPNISRINLYGNQSHCVLNGFPHLRPYCFCV, encoded by the exons atgcGATGGCCCAGATTGCTATGTTTACTATGGTTATTAAGTTTCATTGTTTTAATCAGTATCGTCTGGATTAACCTTTATAAAAAGATTGAATATAATAGATGGATATTTTTTTCGAAAGAATATATGATAGATAACTCCACGGAATCGCAaaggatacaaaaaaaaaacttaagcgCATGTGTCTTACCATCTCTAAATGCCTTTAGTCAAGATgtaaaaaggtttataaaatCAGTTGATATAAAATGTTCGGTTAAACGGTATGGTGAAATTACAAAAGATGGgtggttttttttaaagccattaGATAATAATAACATCTCTAATGTTAGTATAAGATACATTTATAGACACAAACCGAGCAAAGATTACATAAACGAAGATTTTGCTGTGAAATTATCAAACTCTACGTATGTGAATGTTGACGAGAAAG GTTATTTCAAGCATAAACTTGTAgaagattttattaaagttgatttttatgTTAATGGTGTTTACCATTTTGAATATCACGCCCATATCAGTTATCGCTCCCAAGAGGAATTCAGAAAAACTGCAAAGAAAAGAAAAG atttaaatggTTTAGGATTGGATGTTGTCTTTTTAATGATTGATTCTCAATCGAATGCAAACTTTCATCGCCAGCTTAAAAAGACTACACCACAGCTTTTAAAAGACCAGAACACTATTATTCTAAATGGACACACAATAGTTGGAGATGGTACAACCGCTCAACTTGCTGCTATTCTTATAG GTGAACATGAAAAAAATCTTCCTGAGTCTAGACGCAGTATGCCTAATTCTGGCACCTGTGAccaatttaactttatatttaaggACCTTCACAAAGCTGGTTATATCACAATGTTTAGTGAAGATGATCCACAGTGGAATACTTTTCACTATCGCCTAAACGGTTTTAATAATTTGCCAACATCTTGGTATCTTCGACCATTTTGGTTAGCTCAGAATCCCTCTCCTAAATGTGACGTTGAATACAACAATATTCTTCTTAAAACGTTCACTGAGGTTTTTGAAGATTTACCAAAAGTGTCTCTGGTAATAAACTCAGCGATTGGGCACAACGATATTAATGCATTACAGGTAATTGATGATGACAtacttgaaataataaattatttcaaaaatccACTTAGAGTTGATCATACCATCCTTATAATATTTGGAGATCATGGTGCACGCATAGGTGAAATTCGCTCAACGACACAAGGAAAGCTAGAGGAGAGATTGCCTTTTTTATCAATTACTTTACCTCCtgactttaaaataaagtatccaaaaatgtttgcagctctaaagaaaaattcaaatatattaacAAGCCACTTTGACATTTATGCATCGCTTCAACATATGCTCAGTTATCCAGATCTaccaaataaaacttttattggtCAGAGCTTGCTTACTGAAATTGATCCTGCTGTAAGAACTTGCAAAAATTCTGGTGTTGAAGACCATTGGTGCccatgtttaaattataaaactctTTCAGTTGCAGATGCAATGGTAATTAAAGTTACACAAGCAGTTGTTAACTTTATGAACAGTTTaatacatgaaaataaaaaagctcaaaCTCTTTGTTCAGATTTAACGGTACAAACTATTTTATCTGCAGGTTTGAAAACCCCAAAAAACGAAGTCacacaatttataaaaacaaatagaaaCAAAGATTGTGATTCATGTGGCGTTGTTTACGATACCTCTATTGCACCAAAGCAATACTACGAAGTTATTTTCACAGTTTATCCTAGTAAAGGAGCATTTGAAGCCAATGCAGATGTTTTAACAGACAACACTATAGTAGTCGATCCAAATATTAGTCGAATAAATCTTTATGGAAATCAATCTCATTGTGTATTGAATGGTTTTCCTCATCTTCGCCCTTATTGCTTCTgcgtttaa